From a single Solanum dulcamara chromosome 4, daSolDulc1.2, whole genome shotgun sequence genomic region:
- the LOC129884920 gene encoding probable aspartic proteinase GIP2, translating to MKIPQLLLFFLLFICSSNYSIAKKSLRHYPLLILPVFKDEITKQYVTQIYQRTPLVPVNLTVDLGGRFLWMDCENGYISSSYKNVPCGSRPCKLSGSQGCYGSSCPVPPRPGCNNNTCSHIPYNPINRTSTDGELAQDVIALWSTNNYRNDSKILSSSANGVMFSCSDDLLLQKLAYGVKGMAGLGNGYTGLPSQLARVFRLPRKFTICLSANTQSNGVILFGEGRSTYEVLTYTPLLKNPVSTAGAYYPGEPSVEYFIGVEKILVNGKNVPIDSKLLAINKSTGVGGTKISTVVPYGTMETSIYKAFKHEFLKAIDKVPIAKPIRPFELCFNSSNLATLTGLIIPQVSLVLQGDQNNTTWDLSMDNFMASPIDSSDLLCLGFLDGGKNSETSIVLGGIQIEENLLEFDLVKKRMGFKSLYMSSLLKCSNKFS from the coding sequence ATGAAAATTCCTCAGCTTttgttgttttttcttctttttatttgttcatcAAATTACTCCATAGCCAAAAAGTCTCTTAGGCATTACCCTCTTCTTATTCTTCCAGTGTTCAAAGATGAAATTACAAAACAATATGTTACTCAAATATACCAAAGAACCCCTCTTGTCCCTGTCAATTTAACCGTCGACCTCGGCGGACGATTTCTATGGATGGATTGTGAAAATGGGTACATTAGTTCATCTTACAAAAATGTTCCATGTGGTTCAAGACCATGCAAACTCTCAGGTTCACAAGGGTGCTATGGATCTAGTTGCCCTGTTCCTCCTAGGCCAGGGTGCAACAATAACACATGTTCACATATTCCATATAACCCTATTAATAGAACTAGCACTGATGGTGAACTTGCTCAAGATGTTATTGCTTTATGGTCCACTAATAATTATAGAAATGACTCCAAAATTTTATCATCATCAGCTAATGGGGTAATGTTTAGTTGTTCTGATGATTTGTTGTTACAAAAATTAGCCTATGGAGTTAAAGGTATGGCTGGACTTGGAAATGGTTACACTGGGCTTCCTTCACAATTAGCTAGAGTTTTTCGTTTGCCTCGAAAATTCACTATTTGTTTGAGTGCTAATACTCAATCAAATGGTGTAATTTTGTTTGGTGAAGGAAGATCTACTTATGAGGTACTAACTTACACTCCTCTGCTCAAAAATCCTGTTAGTACCGCGGGGGCTTATTATCCTGGTGAGCCATCggttgaatattttattggagTCGAAAAAATCTTAGTCAATGGGAAAAATGTACCTATTGATAGTAAGTTACTAGCTATTAATAAGAGTACTGGAGTTGGAGGAACAAAGATTAGCACTGTTGTTCCTTATGGTACAATGGAGACTTCGATTTACAAGGCTTTTAAGCACGAGTTTCTTAAAGCTATAGATAAAGTTCCAATAGCAAAACCAATTAGGCCATTTGAGTTGTGCTTTAACTCGTCGAATTTGGCTACTTTAACTGGCCTAATAATTCCTCAAGTTAGTCTTGTTTTGCAAGGTGATCAAAATAATACAACTTGGGATCTTTCTATGGACAATTTTATGGCATCTCCTATTGATAGTAGTGATTTGTTGTGTCTTGGATTTTTGGATGGCGGTAAAAATTCTGAAACGTCGATTGTTCTTGGAGGGATACAAATTGAAGAGAACCTATTGGAATTTGATCTTGTGAAGAAAAGAATGGGATTTAAGTCTTTGTACATGTCATCCCTACTCAAATGCAGCAACAAATTCAGCTAA